From the Musa acuminata AAA Group cultivar baxijiao chromosome BXJ3-7, Cavendish_Baxijiao_AAA, whole genome shotgun sequence genome, one window contains:
- the LOC135641999 gene encoding coatomer subunit epsilon-1-like isoform X1, with the protein MIAGISSLSYVFRSTIEDEAEADTKPLDFFSRALDLDRRNHHEAAVMAATPDPLFGLRNSFYLGAYQAAINSSDIPNLPADDALERDVLVHRSYIALGSYQLVINEIDSSAPTALQAVKLLALYLSENKKAAISSLQEWFSHAEISNNPILRLIAGTIYMYEQDYNEALKHTNSGGSMELHALNVQIFIKMHRSDYAEKQLKIMQQIDEDHTLTQLANAWLDLAMGGSKVQEAYLIFQDFSEKYQMTGTILNGKAVCCMHMNRFDEAESLLLEALNKDAKDAETLANLAVCSLHLGKPSSRYLNQLKLSHPDHMLVRCLASAEDNFDRAVQSIA; encoded by the exons ATGATTGCAGGCATTTCTTCCTTATCGTACGTCTTCCGCTCGACCATCGAAGACGAAGCTGAAGCGGACACAAAGCCCCTCGACTTCTTTTCCCGGGCTCTCGATCTCGATCGGAGGAACCACCACGAAGCGGCGGTGATGGCGGCGACCCCCGATCCTCTCTTCGGCCTGCGCAACAGCTTCTACTTGGGCGCCTACCAAGCGGCCATCAACAGCAGCGACATCCCCAACCTCCCCGCCGACGACGCCCTCGAGCGCGATGTACTCGTCCACCGATCCTACATCGCACTCGGATCCTACCAG CTAGTCATCAATGAGATTGATTCGTCGGCTCCTACTGCTCTCCAGGCCGTCAAATTGCTCGCCCTTTACCTCTCTGAAAACAAG AAGGCTGCTATTTCAAGTCTCCAAGAATGGTTTAGTCATGCTGAAATAAGCAACAATCCCATTCTTCGACTAATTGCCGGGACCATATACATGTATGAGCAAGACTACAACGAGGCACTTAAGCATACCAACTCTGGGGGAAGTATGGAACT GCATGCTTTGAATGTTCAGATATTCATTAAGATGCACAGGTCAGACTATGCTGAGAAACAACTCAAGATCATGCAACAAATCGATGAGGACCATACACTTACACAACTTGCAAATGCATGGTTGGATCTGGCAATG GGTGGTTCCAAGGTCCAGGAAGCATATCTTATTTTTCAGGACTTCTCTGAGAAGTATCAGATGACTGGAACAATTCTGAATGGCAAGGCTGTCTGTTGTATGCACATGAATCGCTTTGATGAGGCTGAGTCCTTATTGCTCGAAGCACTGAACAAG GATGCAAAGGATGCTGAAACTCTGGCCAACCTTGCTGTGTGCAGTCTTCACCTAGGCAAACCTTCATCACGATATCTCAA
- the LOC135641999 gene encoding coatomer subunit epsilon-1-like isoform X3: MIAGISSLSYVFRSTIEDEAEADTKPLDFFSRALDLDRRNHHEAAVMAATPDPLFGLRNSFYLGAYQAAINSSDIPNLPADDALERDVLVHRSYIALGSYQLVINEIDSSAPTALQAVKLLALYLSENKKAAISSLQEWFSHAEISNNPILRLIAGTIYMYEQDYNEALKHTNSGGSMELHALNVQIFIKMHRSDYAEKQLKIMQQIDEDHTLTQLANAWLDLAMGGSKVQEAYLIFQDFSEKYQMTGTILNGKAVCCMHMNRFDEAESLLLEALNKDAETLANLAVCSLHLGKPSSRYLNQLKLSHPDHMLVRCLASAEDNFDRAVQSIA; this comes from the exons ATGATTGCAGGCATTTCTTCCTTATCGTACGTCTTCCGCTCGACCATCGAAGACGAAGCTGAAGCGGACACAAAGCCCCTCGACTTCTTTTCCCGGGCTCTCGATCTCGATCGGAGGAACCACCACGAAGCGGCGGTGATGGCGGCGACCCCCGATCCTCTCTTCGGCCTGCGCAACAGCTTCTACTTGGGCGCCTACCAAGCGGCCATCAACAGCAGCGACATCCCCAACCTCCCCGCCGACGACGCCCTCGAGCGCGATGTACTCGTCCACCGATCCTACATCGCACTCGGATCCTACCAG CTAGTCATCAATGAGATTGATTCGTCGGCTCCTACTGCTCTCCAGGCCGTCAAATTGCTCGCCCTTTACCTCTCTGAAAACAAG AAGGCTGCTATTTCAAGTCTCCAAGAATGGTTTAGTCATGCTGAAATAAGCAACAATCCCATTCTTCGACTAATTGCCGGGACCATATACATGTATGAGCAAGACTACAACGAGGCACTTAAGCATACCAACTCTGGGGGAAGTATGGAACT GCATGCTTTGAATGTTCAGATATTCATTAAGATGCACAGGTCAGACTATGCTGAGAAACAACTCAAGATCATGCAACAAATCGATGAGGACCATACACTTACACAACTTGCAAATGCATGGTTGGATCTGGCAATG GGTGGTTCCAAGGTCCAGGAAGCATATCTTATTTTTCAGGACTTCTCTGAGAAGTATCAGATGACTGGAACAATTCTGAATGGCAAGGCTGTCTGTTGTATGCACATGAATCGCTTTGATGAGGCTGAGTCCTTATTGCTCGAAGCACTGAACAAG GATGCTGAAACTCTGGCCAACCTTGCTGTGTGCAGTCTTCACCTAGGCAAACCTTCATCACGATATCTCAA
- the LOC135641999 gene encoding coatomer subunit epsilon-1-like isoform X2: MIAGISSLSYVFRSTIEDEAEADTKPLDFFSRALDLDRRNHHEAAVMAATPDPLFGLRNSFYLGAYQAAINSSDIPNLPADDALERDVLVHRSYIALGSYQLVINEIDSSAPTALQAVKLLALYLSENKAAISSLQEWFSHAEISNNPILRLIAGTIYMYEQDYNEALKHTNSGGSMELHALNVQIFIKMHRSDYAEKQLKIMQQIDEDHTLTQLANAWLDLAMGGSKVQEAYLIFQDFSEKYQMTGTILNGKAVCCMHMNRFDEAESLLLEALNKDAKDAETLANLAVCSLHLGKPSSRYLNQLKLSHPDHMLVRCLASAEDNFDRAVQSIA; the protein is encoded by the exons ATGATTGCAGGCATTTCTTCCTTATCGTACGTCTTCCGCTCGACCATCGAAGACGAAGCTGAAGCGGACACAAAGCCCCTCGACTTCTTTTCCCGGGCTCTCGATCTCGATCGGAGGAACCACCACGAAGCGGCGGTGATGGCGGCGACCCCCGATCCTCTCTTCGGCCTGCGCAACAGCTTCTACTTGGGCGCCTACCAAGCGGCCATCAACAGCAGCGACATCCCCAACCTCCCCGCCGACGACGCCCTCGAGCGCGATGTACTCGTCCACCGATCCTACATCGCACTCGGATCCTACCAG CTAGTCATCAATGAGATTGATTCGTCGGCTCCTACTGCTCTCCAGGCCGTCAAATTGCTCGCCCTTTACCTCTCTGAAAACAAG GCTGCTATTTCAAGTCTCCAAGAATGGTTTAGTCATGCTGAAATAAGCAACAATCCCATTCTTCGACTAATTGCCGGGACCATATACATGTATGAGCAAGACTACAACGAGGCACTTAAGCATACCAACTCTGGGGGAAGTATGGAACT GCATGCTTTGAATGTTCAGATATTCATTAAGATGCACAGGTCAGACTATGCTGAGAAACAACTCAAGATCATGCAACAAATCGATGAGGACCATACACTTACACAACTTGCAAATGCATGGTTGGATCTGGCAATG GGTGGTTCCAAGGTCCAGGAAGCATATCTTATTTTTCAGGACTTCTCTGAGAAGTATCAGATGACTGGAACAATTCTGAATGGCAAGGCTGTCTGTTGTATGCACATGAATCGCTTTGATGAGGCTGAGTCCTTATTGCTCGAAGCACTGAACAAG GATGCAAAGGATGCTGAAACTCTGGCCAACCTTGCTGTGTGCAGTCTTCACCTAGGCAAACCTTCATCACGATATCTCAA